One window of Arvicola amphibius chromosome 6, mArvAmp1.2, whole genome shotgun sequence genomic DNA carries:
- the Fam193b gene encoding protein FAM193B isoform X9 — protein MTRRRSRPSGGAGRRERARAAGLQKPQAPEPQPPPSLEAGAGAGPPEAPAERDRDSPREEDEPKLAPGPQVPPTSSQSVQTCCLLCHRERKGWEEGPSQNGLVLQGEKLPPDFMPKLVKNLLGEMPLWVCQSCRKSMEEDERQTGREHAVAISLSHTPCKSQSCGGDSHSSSSSSSSSSSSSSSCHGNSGDWDPSSFLSAHKLSGLWNSPHSSGAVPGGSLGSPPAIPGEAFPVSEHHQHSDLTAPPNSPTGHPPHPASLIPSHPGSFSSPPHPHVLPSTPAAPFPAQASECPVATATATHPPGPCQSPHLPSTSMPLLKMPPPFSGCNHPCSGHCGGHCGGPLLPPPSSQPLPSTHSRDPGCKGHKFAHSGLACEADEGLGEEEDSSSERSSCTSSSTHPRDGKFCDCCYCEFFGHNAPPAAPTSRNYTEIREKLRSRLTRRKEELPMKGGALGGIPGEPAVDHRDVDELLEFINSTEPKVPNSARAAKRARHKLKKKEKEKARLATEALKQVNRVSGSQELRPARERLLEWPDQELDRVNNFLSSRLQEIKSTVKDSLCASFSMCELNLDSSGFKEGTVEPQSQTLTPSDLNGSSEQQPDINLDLSPLTLGSLQSHTLQAPSEPVIPWAERRAPHPAWTEVRGPPPGTPENGLVRRLNTVPNLSRVIWVKTPKPGNLSSEESSKEVPSCKQEPAEPVATGGKQKKSKRQGSQAKKSEAGPASWPPGNLEAPSAKSQTSSSKQPGKGLEPAKVGDCAEPGEGSRGSRPGPSWADNPKTEKKGSSWQNWPGEAKARTLEQESVQTPGPARPQSLSQGKGRSRRSRKQEKSASSLDDVFLPKDMDGVEMDETDREVEYFKRFCLDSAKQTRQKVAVNWTNFSLKKTTPSTAQ, from the exons GTTCCCCCCACCTCCAGTCAGTCTGTGCAGACTTGTTGCCTGCTGTGTCACCGAGAGCgcaaaggctgggaagaaggccCTTCACAAAATGGACTGGTGTTGCAGGGTGAGAAGCTGCCCCCTGACTTCATGCCAAAGCTCGTGAAGAACCTCCTAGGCGAGATGCCTCTATGGGTCTGCCAGAGTTGCCGAAAGAGCATGGAGGAGGATGAAAGGCAGACAGGTCGAGAACATGCAGTGGCG atTTCCTTGTCACATACACCCTGCAAATCACAGTCTTGTGGGGGTGACTCTCATTCATCCTCGTCCTCTTCTTCatcatcctcatcttcctcctcttcctgccatgGCAACTCAGGGGACTGGGATCCCAGCTCGTTCCTGTCAGCACATAAGCTCTCAGGCCTCTGGAATTCCCCACACTCCAGCGGGGCTGTGCCAGGTGGCTCACTTGGGAGCCCTCCTGCCATCCCTG GTGAGGCTTTCCCTGTCTCGGAGCACCACCAGCACTCAGACCTCACTGCTCCCCCTAACAGCCCTACCGGCCATCCCCCACATCCAGCATCTCTGATTCCTTCTCACCCCGGCTCCTTCAGCTCACCGCCCCACCCACATGTGTTGCCCTCCACCCCGGCAGCACCTTTCCCTGCCCAGGCTTCAGAGTGCCCTGTGGCTACTGCCACTGCCACCCACCCCCCAGGGCCTTGTCAGAGCCCCCATCTGCCCTCCACCAGCATGCCACTCCTGAAGATGCCTCCACCATTCTCTGGGTGCAACCACCCCTGCAGCGGGCACTGCGGTGGGCACTGCGGTGGGCCTCTCCTCCCACCACCGAGCTCGCAGCCACTCCCTAGCACTCACAG CAGGGACCCTGGGTGCAAGGGGCACAAATTTGCACACAGTGGCCTGGCCTGTGAGGCAGATGAGGGTCTGGGCGAGGAAGAGGATAGCAGCTCTGAGCGCAGCTCTTGCACCTCGTCCTCCACCCACCCACGCGATGGGAAGTTCTGTGACTGCTGCTACTGTGAGTTCTTCGGCCACAATGCG ccacccGCTGCCCCGACGAGTCGGAATTATACTGAGATCCGGGAGAAACTCCGCTCGAGGCTGACCAGGCGGAAAGAGGAGCTGCCCATGAAGGGGGGCGCCCTGGGCGGGATCCCTGGGGAGCCTGCGGTGGACCACCGAGATGTGGATGAGCTGCTGGAATTCATCAACAGCACGGAGCCCAAAGTCCCCAACAGCGCCAGGGCTGCCAAGCGGGCCCGGCACAAGCTGAAAAAGAag gaaaaagagaaggcCCGGTTGGCAACAGAAGCTCTGAAGCAGGTGAATCGTGTTTCTGGAAGCCAGGAGCTAAGGCCTGCCAGGGAGAGGCTCCTAGAGTGGCCTGATCAGGAACTTGACCGGGTCAATAACTTCTTGAGTAGCCGCTTGCAGGAGATCAAGAGCACCGTCAAAGACTCCCTCTGTGCCAGTTTCAGCATGTGTGAGCTCAACCTGGATAGCAGTGGCTTTAAGGAGGGGACTGTGGAACCTCAGTCCCAGACTCTAACCCCTTCAGACCTCAATGGCTCCTCTGAGCAACAGCCTGATATCAACCTTGACCTGTCCCCTTTGACTTTAGGCTCCCTTCAGAGCCACACATTACAAGCTCCAAGTGAGCCAGTCATACCATGGGCAGAAAGAAGAGCCCCTCACCCAGCATGGACAGAGGTACGGGGTCCCCCTCCTGGTACCCCTGAGAATGGGCTCGTGAGACGACTCAACACTGTGCCCAACTTGTCCCGGGTGATCTGGGTCAAGACGCCCAAGCCAGGCAACCTAAGCTCTGAGGAAAGTTCGAAGGAAGTTCCCAGTTGCAAGCAGGAGCCGGCTGAGCCTGTGGCCACGGGTGGGAAGCAAAAAAAGAGCAAGAGACAGGGAAGTCAAGCAAAGAAGAGTGAGGCTGGTCCGGCCTCCTGGCCTCCAGGCAACCTAGAGGCGCCCAGTGCCAAGAGCCAGACATCTAGCTCCAAGCAGCCAGGCAAGGGCCTAGAGCCTGCCAAAGTGGGTGATTGCGCAGAACCCGGAGAGGGCAGCCGGGGGAGCCGGCCAGGACCAAGTTGGGCTGACAACCCCAAAACTGAGAAGAAGGGTAGTTCCTGGCAGAACTGGCCAGGTGAGGCCAAGGCACGGACTCTGGAGCAGGAATCTGTGCAGACCCCAGGCCCAGCAAGGCCACAGAGCTTGTCCCAGGGCAAAGGCCGCAGCCGCCGGAGCCGCAAACAGGAGAAGTCAGCCTCCTCCTTGG ACGATGTGTTCCTGCCCAAGGACATGGATGGGGTGGAGATGGATGAGACAGACCGCGAGGTGGAGTACTTCAAGAG GTTCTGTTTGGATTCTGCAAAGCAAACTCGTCAGAAAGTTGCTGTGAACTGGACCAACTTCAGCCTCAAGAAAACCACTCCTAGCACAGCTCAGTGA
- the Fam193b gene encoding protein FAM193B isoform X6: protein MQRPDEDEAWRKMRLALQTLHRAAGDSGRLVQPEGMALDSLLVESLELCMDPGCKGHKFAHSGLACEADEGLGEEEDSSSERSSCTSSSTHPRDGKFCDCCYCEFFGHNAPPAAPTSRNYTEIREKLRSRLTRRKEELPMKGGALGGIPGEPAVDHRDVDELLEFINSTEPKVPNSARAAKRARHKLKKKEKEKARLATEALKQVNRVSGSQELRPARERLLEWPDQELDRVNNFLSSRLQEIKSTVKDSLCASFSMCELNLDSSGFKEGTVEPQSQTLTPSDLNGSSEQQPDINLDLSPLTLGSLQSHTLQAPSEPVIPWAERRAPHPAWTEVRGPPPGTPENGLVRRLNTVPNLSRVIWVKTPKPGNLSSEESSKEVPSCKQEPAEPVATGGKQKKSKRQGSQAKKSEAGPASWPPGNLEAPSAKSQTSSSKQPGKGLEPAKVGDCAEPGEGSRGSRPGPSWADNPKTEKKGSSWQNWPGEAKARTLEQESVQTPGPARPQSLSQGKGRSRRSRKQEKSASSLDDVFLPKDMDGVEMDETDREVEYFKRFCLDSAKQTRQKVAVNWTNFSLKKTTPSTAQ from the exons GGACCCTGGGTGCAAGGGGCACAAATTTGCACACAGTGGCCTGGCCTGTGAGGCAGATGAGGGTCTGGGCGAGGAAGAGGATAGCAGCTCTGAGCGCAGCTCTTGCACCTCGTCCTCCACCCACCCACGCGATGGGAAGTTCTGTGACTGCTGCTACTGTGAGTTCTTCGGCCACAATGCG ccacccGCTGCCCCGACGAGTCGGAATTATACTGAGATCCGGGAGAAACTCCGCTCGAGGCTGACCAGGCGGAAAGAGGAGCTGCCCATGAAGGGGGGCGCCCTGGGCGGGATCCCTGGGGAGCCTGCGGTGGACCACCGAGATGTGGATGAGCTGCTGGAATTCATCAACAGCACGGAGCCCAAAGTCCCCAACAGCGCCAGGGCTGCCAAGCGGGCCCGGCACAAGCTGAAAAAGAag gaaaaagagaaggcCCGGTTGGCAACAGAAGCTCTGAAGCAGGTGAATCGTGTTTCTGGAAGCCAGGAGCTAAGGCCTGCCAGGGAGAGGCTCCTAGAGTGGCCTGATCAGGAACTTGACCGGGTCAATAACTTCTTGAGTAGCCGCTTGCAGGAGATCAAGAGCACCGTCAAAGACTCCCTCTGTGCCAGTTTCAGCATGTGTGAGCTCAACCTGGATAGCAGTGGCTTTAAGGAGGGGACTGTGGAACCTCAGTCCCAGACTCTAACCCCTTCAGACCTCAATGGCTCCTCTGAGCAACAGCCTGATATCAACCTTGACCTGTCCCCTTTGACTTTAGGCTCCCTTCAGAGCCACACATTACAAGCTCCAAGTGAGCCAGTCATACCATGGGCAGAAAGAAGAGCCCCTCACCCAGCATGGACAGAGGTACGGGGTCCCCCTCCTGGTACCCCTGAGAATGGGCTCGTGAGACGACTCAACACTGTGCCCAACTTGTCCCGGGTGATCTGGGTCAAGACGCCCAAGCCAGGCAACCTAAGCTCTGAGGAAAGTTCGAAGGAAGTTCCCAGTTGCAAGCAGGAGCCGGCTGAGCCTGTGGCCACGGGTGGGAAGCAAAAAAAGAGCAAGAGACAGGGAAGTCAAGCAAAGAAGAGTGAGGCTGGTCCGGCCTCCTGGCCTCCAGGCAACCTAGAGGCGCCCAGTGCCAAGAGCCAGACATCTAGCTCCAAGCAGCCAGGCAAGGGCCTAGAGCCTGCCAAAGTGGGTGATTGCGCAGAACCCGGAGAGGGCAGCCGGGGGAGCCGGCCAGGACCAAGTTGGGCTGACAACCCCAAAACTGAGAAGAAGGGTAGTTCCTGGCAGAACTGGCCAGGTGAGGCCAAGGCACGGACTCTGGAGCAGGAATCTGTGCAGACCCCAGGCCCAGCAAGGCCACAGAGCTTGTCCCAGGGCAAAGGCCGCAGCCGCCGGAGCCGCAAACAGGAGAAGTCAGCCTCCTCCTTGG ACGATGTGTTCCTGCCCAAGGACATGGATGGGGTGGAGATGGATGAGACAGACCGCGAGGTGGAGTACTTCAAGAG GTTCTGTTTGGATTCTGCAAAGCAAACTCGTCAGAAAGTTGCTGTGAACTGGACCAACTTCAGCCTCAAGAAAACCACTCCTAGCACAGCTCAGTGA
- the Fam193b gene encoding protein FAM193B isoform X4, with protein sequence MQRPDEDEAWRKMRLALQTLHRAAGDSGRLVQPEGMALDSLLVESLELCMFPPPPVSLCRLVACCVTESAKAGKKALHKMDWCCRISLSHTPCKSQSCGGDSHSSSSSSSSSSSSSSSCHGNSGDWDPSSFLSAHKLSGLWNSPHSSGAVPGGSLGSPPAIPGEAFPVSEHHQHSDLTAPPNSPTGHPPHPASLIPSHPGSFSSPPHPHVLPSTPAAPFPAQASECPVATATATHPPGPCQSPHLPSTSMPLLKMPPPFSGCNHPCSGHCGGHCGGPLLPPPSSQPLPSTHSRDPGCKGHKFAHSGLACEADEGLGEEEDSSSERSSCTSSSTHPRDGKFCDCCYCEFFGHNAEKEKARLATEALKQVNRVSGSQELRPARERLLEWPDQELDRVNNFLSSRLQEIKSTVKDSLCASFSMCELNLDSSGFKEGTVEPQSQTLTPSDLNGSSEQQPDINLDLSPLTLGSLQSHTLQAPSEPVIPWAERRAPHPAWTEVRGPPPGTPENGLVRRLNTVPNLSRVIWVKTPKPGNLSSEESSKEVPSCKQEPAEPVATGGKQKKSKRQGSQAKKSEAGPASWPPGNLEAPSAKSQTSSSKQPGKGLEPAKVGDCAEPGEGSRGSRPGPSWADNPKTEKKGSSWQNWPGEAKARTLEQESVQTPGPARPQSLSQGKGRSRRSRKQEKSASSLDDVFLPKDMDGVEMDETDREVEYFKRFCLDSAKQTRQKVAVNWTNFSLKKTTPSTAQ encoded by the exons GTTCCCCCCACCTCCAGTCAGTCTGTGCAGACTTGTTGCCTGCTGTGTCACCGAGAGCgcaaaggctgggaagaaggccCTTCACAAAATGGACTGGTGTTGCAGG atTTCCTTGTCACATACACCCTGCAAATCACAGTCTTGTGGGGGTGACTCTCATTCATCCTCGTCCTCTTCTTCatcatcctcatcttcctcctcttcctgccatgGCAACTCAGGGGACTGGGATCCCAGCTCGTTCCTGTCAGCACATAAGCTCTCAGGCCTCTGGAATTCCCCACACTCCAGCGGGGCTGTGCCAGGTGGCTCACTTGGGAGCCCTCCTGCCATCCCTG GTGAGGCTTTCCCTGTCTCGGAGCACCACCAGCACTCAGACCTCACTGCTCCCCCTAACAGCCCTACCGGCCATCCCCCACATCCAGCATCTCTGATTCCTTCTCACCCCGGCTCCTTCAGCTCACCGCCCCACCCACATGTGTTGCCCTCCACCCCGGCAGCACCTTTCCCTGCCCAGGCTTCAGAGTGCCCTGTGGCTACTGCCACTGCCACCCACCCCCCAGGGCCTTGTCAGAGCCCCCATCTGCCCTCCACCAGCATGCCACTCCTGAAGATGCCTCCACCATTCTCTGGGTGCAACCACCCCTGCAGCGGGCACTGCGGTGGGCACTGCGGTGGGCCTCTCCTCCCACCACCGAGCTCGCAGCCACTCCCTAGCACTCACAG CAGGGACCCTGGGTGCAAGGGGCACAAATTTGCACACAGTGGCCTGGCCTGTGAGGCAGATGAGGGTCTGGGCGAGGAAGAGGATAGCAGCTCTGAGCGCAGCTCTTGCACCTCGTCCTCCACCCACCCACGCGATGGGAAGTTCTGTGACTGCTGCTACTGTGAGTTCTTCGGCCACAATGCG gaaaaagagaaggcCCGGTTGGCAACAGAAGCTCTGAAGCAGGTGAATCGTGTTTCTGGAAGCCAGGAGCTAAGGCCTGCCAGGGAGAGGCTCCTAGAGTGGCCTGATCAGGAACTTGACCGGGTCAATAACTTCTTGAGTAGCCGCTTGCAGGAGATCAAGAGCACCGTCAAAGACTCCCTCTGTGCCAGTTTCAGCATGTGTGAGCTCAACCTGGATAGCAGTGGCTTTAAGGAGGGGACTGTGGAACCTCAGTCCCAGACTCTAACCCCTTCAGACCTCAATGGCTCCTCTGAGCAACAGCCTGATATCAACCTTGACCTGTCCCCTTTGACTTTAGGCTCCCTTCAGAGCCACACATTACAAGCTCCAAGTGAGCCAGTCATACCATGGGCAGAAAGAAGAGCCCCTCACCCAGCATGGACAGAGGTACGGGGTCCCCCTCCTGGTACCCCTGAGAATGGGCTCGTGAGACGACTCAACACTGTGCCCAACTTGTCCCGGGTGATCTGGGTCAAGACGCCCAAGCCAGGCAACCTAAGCTCTGAGGAAAGTTCGAAGGAAGTTCCCAGTTGCAAGCAGGAGCCGGCTGAGCCTGTGGCCACGGGTGGGAAGCAAAAAAAGAGCAAGAGACAGGGAAGTCAAGCAAAGAAGAGTGAGGCTGGTCCGGCCTCCTGGCCTCCAGGCAACCTAGAGGCGCCCAGTGCCAAGAGCCAGACATCTAGCTCCAAGCAGCCAGGCAAGGGCCTAGAGCCTGCCAAAGTGGGTGATTGCGCAGAACCCGGAGAGGGCAGCCGGGGGAGCCGGCCAGGACCAAGTTGGGCTGACAACCCCAAAACTGAGAAGAAGGGTAGTTCCTGGCAGAACTGGCCAGGTGAGGCCAAGGCACGGACTCTGGAGCAGGAATCTGTGCAGACCCCAGGCCCAGCAAGGCCACAGAGCTTGTCCCAGGGCAAAGGCCGCAGCCGCCGGAGCCGCAAACAGGAGAAGTCAGCCTCCTCCTTGG ACGATGTGTTCCTGCCCAAGGACATGGATGGGGTGGAGATGGATGAGACAGACCGCGAGGTGGAGTACTTCAAGAG GTTCTGTTTGGATTCTGCAAAGCAAACTCGTCAGAAAGTTGCTGTGAACTGGACCAACTTCAGCCTCAAGAAAACCACTCCTAGCACAGCTCAGTGA
- the Fam193b gene encoding protein FAM193B isoform X7, with protein sequence MPKLVKNLLGEMPLWVCQSCRKSMEEDERQTGREHAVAISLSHTPCKSQSCGGDSHSSSSSSSSSSSSSSSCHGNSGDWDPSSFLSAHKLSGLWNSPHSSGAVPGGSLGSPPAIPGEAFPVSEHHQHSDLTAPPNSPTGHPPHPASLIPSHPGSFSSPPHPHVLPSTPAAPFPAQASECPVATATATHPPGPCQSPHLPSTSMPLLKMPPPFSGCNHPCSGHCGGHCGGPLLPPPSSQPLPSTHSRDPGCKGHKFAHSGLACEADEGLGEEEDSSSERSSCTSSSTHPRDGKFCDCCYCEFFGHNAEKEKARLATEALKQVNRVSGSQELRPARERLLEWPDQELDRVNNFLSSRLQEIKSTVKDSLCASFSMCELNLDSSGFKEGTVEPQSQTLTPSDLNGSSEQQPDINLDLSPLTLGSLQSHTLQAPSEPVIPWAERRAPHPAWTEVRGPPPGTPENGLVRRLNTVPNLSRVIWVKTPKPGNLSSEESSKEVPSCKQEPAEPVATGGKQKKSKRQGSQAKKSEAGPASWPPGNLEAPSAKSQTSSSKQPGKGLEPAKVGDCAEPGEGSRGSRPGPSWADNPKTEKKGSSWQNWPGEAKARTLEQESVQTPGPARPQSLSQGKGRSRRSRKQEKSASSLDDVFLPKDMDGVEMDETDREVEYFKRFCLDSAKQTRQKVAVNWTNFSLKKTTPSTAQ encoded by the exons ATGCCAAAGCTCGTGAAGAACCTCCTAGGCGAGATGCCTCTATGGGTCTGCCAGAGTTGCCGAAAGAGCATGGAGGAGGATGAAAGGCAGACAGGTCGAGAACATGCAGTGGCG atTTCCTTGTCACATACACCCTGCAAATCACAGTCTTGTGGGGGTGACTCTCATTCATCCTCGTCCTCTTCTTCatcatcctcatcttcctcctcttcctgccatgGCAACTCAGGGGACTGGGATCCCAGCTCGTTCCTGTCAGCACATAAGCTCTCAGGCCTCTGGAATTCCCCACACTCCAGCGGGGCTGTGCCAGGTGGCTCACTTGGGAGCCCTCCTGCCATCCCTG GTGAGGCTTTCCCTGTCTCGGAGCACCACCAGCACTCAGACCTCACTGCTCCCCCTAACAGCCCTACCGGCCATCCCCCACATCCAGCATCTCTGATTCCTTCTCACCCCGGCTCCTTCAGCTCACCGCCCCACCCACATGTGTTGCCCTCCACCCCGGCAGCACCTTTCCCTGCCCAGGCTTCAGAGTGCCCTGTGGCTACTGCCACTGCCACCCACCCCCCAGGGCCTTGTCAGAGCCCCCATCTGCCCTCCACCAGCATGCCACTCCTGAAGATGCCTCCACCATTCTCTGGGTGCAACCACCCCTGCAGCGGGCACTGCGGTGGGCACTGCGGTGGGCCTCTCCTCCCACCACCGAGCTCGCAGCCACTCCCTAGCACTCACAG CAGGGACCCTGGGTGCAAGGGGCACAAATTTGCACACAGTGGCCTGGCCTGTGAGGCAGATGAGGGTCTGGGCGAGGAAGAGGATAGCAGCTCTGAGCGCAGCTCTTGCACCTCGTCCTCCACCCACCCACGCGATGGGAAGTTCTGTGACTGCTGCTACTGTGAGTTCTTCGGCCACAATGCG gaaaaagagaaggcCCGGTTGGCAACAGAAGCTCTGAAGCAGGTGAATCGTGTTTCTGGAAGCCAGGAGCTAAGGCCTGCCAGGGAGAGGCTCCTAGAGTGGCCTGATCAGGAACTTGACCGGGTCAATAACTTCTTGAGTAGCCGCTTGCAGGAGATCAAGAGCACCGTCAAAGACTCCCTCTGTGCCAGTTTCAGCATGTGTGAGCTCAACCTGGATAGCAGTGGCTTTAAGGAGGGGACTGTGGAACCTCAGTCCCAGACTCTAACCCCTTCAGACCTCAATGGCTCCTCTGAGCAACAGCCTGATATCAACCTTGACCTGTCCCCTTTGACTTTAGGCTCCCTTCAGAGCCACACATTACAAGCTCCAAGTGAGCCAGTCATACCATGGGCAGAAAGAAGAGCCCCTCACCCAGCATGGACAGAGGTACGGGGTCCCCCTCCTGGTACCCCTGAGAATGGGCTCGTGAGACGACTCAACACTGTGCCCAACTTGTCCCGGGTGATCTGGGTCAAGACGCCCAAGCCAGGCAACCTAAGCTCTGAGGAAAGTTCGAAGGAAGTTCCCAGTTGCAAGCAGGAGCCGGCTGAGCCTGTGGCCACGGGTGGGAAGCAAAAAAAGAGCAAGAGACAGGGAAGTCAAGCAAAGAAGAGTGAGGCTGGTCCGGCCTCCTGGCCTCCAGGCAACCTAGAGGCGCCCAGTGCCAAGAGCCAGACATCTAGCTCCAAGCAGCCAGGCAAGGGCCTAGAGCCTGCCAAAGTGGGTGATTGCGCAGAACCCGGAGAGGGCAGCCGGGGGAGCCGGCCAGGACCAAGTTGGGCTGACAACCCCAAAACTGAGAAGAAGGGTAGTTCCTGGCAGAACTGGCCAGGTGAGGCCAAGGCACGGACTCTGGAGCAGGAATCTGTGCAGACCCCAGGCCCAGCAAGGCCACAGAGCTTGTCCCAGGGCAAAGGCCGCAGCCGCCGGAGCCGCAAACAGGAGAAGTCAGCCTCCTCCTTGG ACGATGTGTTCCTGCCCAAGGACATGGATGGGGTGGAGATGGATGAGACAGACCGCGAGGTGGAGTACTTCAAGAG GTTCTGTTTGGATTCTGCAAAGCAAACTCGTCAGAAAGTTGCTGTGAACTGGACCAACTTCAGCCTCAAGAAAACCACTCCTAGCACAGCTCAGTGA